The window TGGTCTGAGCATTTAGTGAACAGGTCACGAATTTCACTTGTCATTTCAATATGAAGAGAATGTCATAAACCATATCAAATTAAAGATGGTACAGAATGAAAACTATAGCTAGTAAAAGTTGTGGGTGCCACATAAAATCAAAGCATATGTCAAGAGCGTTGCAGAAGTTTGCGGATTACCAAAAGACACAGATAAACTAATTTAAACCAATAGAAAGAGGTGGGCTTTACCTTTCGAGCAGAAGCATTCGAATCGTCCAACTTGATTGGAGCAGATGGCGTTTTCATGACATGGATCGGAGGAGCATTCATCAATTTCGATCGAGCAGTGCTCTCCCGTGAAACCAGCAGAGCACTCGCATATGTATTTTCCAATTAGATCCTGACATAATCCGTGGTAACAAGGTACACCTATACATTCATTGATCTCTGTCTCACAAGTCAAACCTGTGAATCCCGACAAGCAATGGCAGGTAGCTATGCCGACTCCGTCTTCACAGCTACCATTACGGCAGCTCATCGTTTCGCATTCATTTATTTCAATCTCGCAGTCATCCCCAGTGAACCCTGTATTGCACTCGCAAGCATACTCATTTATACCATCTTTACAGAGTCCTTGCCCACTACAGTTTGCACCCACACAATCATTGATGTTGACAAGGCAATGCTGGCCGGTGAATCCAGCAATGCACTCACAGTGGTATCCACCAATCTCATCTACGCATGTTCCCTGTTGGCTGCAATTTATCAGCTCGCAGTCATCGatgtttatttcacaattaactCCCTCAAATCCGTTGTTACATTGGCATGTATGTCCATTGACACGATCGACACATGTACCATGATGACTACAATCAATACCTACGCAATCGTTGATATCTGTTTCACATTGGTCGCCAGTAAAGCCATCATTGCATCTGCATCGGTATGTATTTACATGGTCAATGCATTGTCCATGGTTGCTGCAAGTCACTCCTGTGCAGTCATTAATGTTTGTCTGGCAGCGTCTGCCAGTAAATCCAGCAATACACTCACAGTGGTAgccatttatttcatcaatacaGGTTCCTCGACCACTGCAACTGACTCTCGGACAGTCATCAATATTGGTTTCACACTGAACACCCTCAAAACCATGAtcacattgacatgtatatccATTTACAGCATCAACACATGTACCATGATGACTGCAGGTAATGCCAACACAATCGTCGATGTCTGTTTCACATTGGTCGCCTGTAAAGCCATCATTGCATCTGCATTGGTATGCATTTACACGGTCGATGCATTGTCCATGGTTGCTGCAAATCACGCCTTGACAGTCGTTGATGTTTGTCTCACATTGACTTCCAGTGAAACCAGTGTTGCACTCACAGTTGTAACTGGCTACCAAATCTATGCAGCGCCCTTGTCCATTGCAAGTCACTCCTGCGCAGTCATTAATGTTCGTCTGACAGCGAGTGCCAGTAAATCCAGCAATACACTCACAGTGATAgccatttatttcatcaatacaGGTTCCTCGACCACCACAACTGATTCTCGGACAGTCATCAATATTGGTTTCACACTGAACACCCTCAAATCCACGATCACATTGACAGGTATATCCATTTACAGCATCAACACATGTACCATGATGACTGCAATTAACACCTATGCAATCGTCGATGTCTGTTTCACAATCTGTTCCGCTAAAGCCAGCATGACAATCGCATGTGTAAGCATTTACCCTATCATTGCATTGCCCCCTGTTACTACAGCTCACCCCAGCACACTCATCTATGTCTATTTCACAGTTGGTGCCTGTGTACCCCGCAGCACAATGGCAACGGTATTGATCAATTCCATCTCTACATGAACCATGGTTACTGCAGCTTACAGACTCGCAGTCGTCAATGTTTATCTCGCACGTTGGGCCATGAAAACCCCGATGACAGCTACAGAAATAGGTGTTCACTTGGTCGACACATACTCCATTGTGGCAGTTTACATTTCTGCAGTCATCGATGTTAGTCTGACACTGGGGGCCAGTAAATCCGATTCGGCAGCTGCAAGCATATGCATTGATACCGTCGATGCAGAGGCCATTGTTCTGACAAGGGTTTGAGAGACACTCGTCTATAGGAAAACAACTGCTTCCTTCATAGCCTGTAAAACACTGACCTGTAGATAGCATAGATTTTTAATTCTCATAGAAATACAGATAATTTCGTTATTAAAAAAGTCTCTTCTGATCAGAAggattaaaggttgacttgcaacaaagttcactttacagttatttagtatcaaaagattcaccatgtcttactttgctgtgttgtacatgtaggtgccaaatatgtagaaatgtgattacaagctttgaaaagctcaaaaacgaacagttaatcgcagccatcacgaaaatgctgtagattagaatccctttccataacggctcaaatgggacgtaggtgaacaagatggcttatgtttacactttcatgcaacctcattcgtcaaaatattttcacaaatatacttctcacattcaataaaaccatgtctattgtcctcacgCGTATATtccatcatcattgtaatgctgtcattttgagcactgaaaTCTCGAAACccactgtaaaaatttgtttaattttttaacctttgctCGAAGGAGTGGATATCATCCTCAggtaaacatgaggagcctgttggtcacctgtgatagtcaaaaaatgctgcagaaattattcgtgctgtttagcaggaagtatgggtcacatgatcagattatgacgagacgattagaccaagccgaaacaaaactgtaaagtagcgagcatctatatttgatacatggtctttggtaaaacccgaagtgtttgtcataaactagggctacgagaagttttatattgagccttttgttggcctttcaattcaacgtgacaaaacaataaccaaattattTGAGTACTTTAAAGAAATAGACTGATTCCAAcgtacagcgttttcgtgatggcggcgattaactgttcatttttgagcttttaagagcttgtaatctcatttccacatattttgtacctacaacacagcagagtaagacatggtggatcttttgacaccaaataactgtaatgtgaattttgttgcaagtcaacctttaacgttATAAGAATGACCTTTCGTGACTTGTACTTAAATGCTTTCGATAGCCACTTTACCTGCGTGACAAATCTTTGCTCCAGTGCTTGGGTTGCATCTGTAAGCCGCCTGCGGCAGGCAATGAATTTGGCAGTCAGACCCATAATATCCTGGCAAGCAGTAGCCTCCTACGTTTAAATTCAAGCTAAAAAACATACGGGATAGTTTACCTTAGTTGAGGCGAGTAATATGGGGATAGTTTACCTTAGTCGAAGCGAGTAAAATGGGATAGTTTACTTTAGTCGAGGCGAGTAAAATGGGATAGCTTACTTTAGTCGAAGCGAGTAAAATGGGATAGCTTACTTTAGTCGAGGCGAGTAATATGGGGATAGTTTACCTTAGTCGAAGCGAGTAAAATGGGATAGTTTACTTTAGTCGAGGCGAGTAAAATGGGATAGCTTACTTTAGTCGAGGCGAGTAATATGGGGATAGTTTACCTTAGTCGAAGCGAGTAAAATGGGATAGTTTACTTTAGTCGAGGCGAGTAAAATGGGATAGCTTACTTTAGTCGAAGCGAGTAAAATGGGATAGCTTACTTTAGTCGAGGCGAGTAATATGGGGATAGTTTACCTTAGTCGAAGCGAGTAAAATGGGGTAGTTTACTTTAGTCGAGGCGAGTAAAATGGGATAGCTTACTTTAGTCGAAGCGAGTAATATGGGGATAGTTTACCTTAGTCGAAGCGAGTAAAATGGGATAGTTTACTTTAGTCGAGGCGAGTAAAATGGGATAGCTTACTTTAGTCGAAGCGAGTAAAATGGGATAGCTTACCTTAGTCGAAGCGAGTAATATGGGAATAGTTTACCTTAGTCGAAGCGAGTAAAATGGCGTAACAACAAAGGAAGATGTTGTCTGTGTGTATGATAATGAGTTTTTCGTCAAAAACCTCAGCTAGTGTTGTTTTATTTGAGATATCCTTTTAAAAGATTATTGTACAATAAACAGACAAAAAAGCACACAGTCTGTGCAAACTTTACTTATGCTCCTTTATACCCAAGCAGAAGCAAAAATTACAGTAGTTTTGTCGTTGAATGTAATATACAATTATGTTATTAACGAAAGGCTTTTAGTTTCCAAAATCAACTATCTTGAAACATCGCAAGTTTTTACTAGTTAAGTTCTATTTCTTTTCCCTTCATGTAATTTTGTAATAAGTTTTATCACAACAAGAGAGAGCAACTCAAGGATAAGTGAGCCATCGGCGAACTCTGCTATCCCTACATTTGGCCTGTCAGAATCTCGTGTTACCGTGCGATTAACATGTGTAACCGTGTGATTGGCATGCCCCAACAGGTAAGACATGCAACCAGTACAGCTGATTCACATTGTAGATTGCAGCTGTGATATACTACATCATTAGAATTAAGCGTTCAGTTGAAAGCATTGCTGAAACTGGCCAGCTACAGACGTAAGAGATAcgagaatatatatatatatatatacaagaacATGTAGATTGTACATCTGTACGACAGACACCTTAATATCCCACAACAAATAGCTACAATTTATACCCAGGCAGGCACTTACCTAATTCCCTCCAGACCTTTCAGTGTTCTGTTTCGGTTCTGATTCACATTCCCACTGACATTGATAGTCCATGTTGCTATTAAGTCATTTCCATTGCCTCCGTTGTCTTTGTCTTCGACATCAATTTGAATAATATAGCCACTCTAGAGCAACATAGGTATGCTATATGCTGTAGTTGTTTACTATAGCAACACAGGTATGCTATATGCTGTAGTTGTTTACTATAGCAACACAGGTATGCTATATGCTGTAGTTGTTTACTATAGCAACATAGGTATGCTATATGCTGTAGTTGTTTACTATAGCAACACAGGTATGCTATATGCTATAGTTGTTTACTATAGCAACATAGGTATGCTATATGCTATAGTTGTTTACTATAGCAACATAGGTATGCTATATGCTGTAGTTGTTTACTATAACAACACAGGTATGCTATATGCTGTAGTTGTTTACTATAGCAACACAGGTATGCTATATGCTGTAGTTGTTTATTATAGCAACATAGGTATGCTATATGCTGTAGTTGTTTACTATAGCAACACAGGTATGCTATATGCTATAGTTGTTTACTATAGCAACATAGGTATGCTATATGCTATAGTTGTTTACTATAGCAACATAGGTATGATATAGctaaaaatttctaaaatttgTGCAAGTTGACAAAGAGTCCATGCTTCAACAGCAAAAATGCTTTTATGTTCTCTTTCTGAGTCTTGCAAGAAACAAACCTCAGTAAGCAAACTGCGGCATATCCCAGTCACGTTAAGTCATCCTGCTTGTAACATGCAAGTTTTTTTTCCATAGATTTTAGTTATGGATGTTTAGGAGGACAGAAAGAAGTGCATATGGCAGGAGTAGGCCTGGGAGTTTAGAGAGGTAAGAAAGCAGTGCATATGGCAGGAGTAGGCCTGGGAGTTTAGAGAGGTCAGAAAGCTGTGCATATTGCAGGAGTAGGCCTGGGAGTTTAGAGAGGTCAGAAAGCAGTGCATATGGCAGGAGTAGGCCTGGGAGCTTAAAAAGGTAAGAAAGCTGTGCATATGGCAGGAGTGGGCTGAGGTAACTTGTAGTTTGAACTTACTGTATCAGCTTTGCATTCTCAACAAACTTTTACCAACCAGACTCCAAGAGAActccctatatatatatatatatatatatatatatatatatatatatatatatatatatatatatatatatagtgagtTCTCAGATAGTGagatatatacagtcaaacatggataactcgaacttcaagggaccgagcaaaagtgttcgaattatcagagcattcaagttatcagagcactgtcacaagttcatatatttacttatttattagtagatacatgtacatatacaaactataatataaatcaaaagcacaaatggcttgtttcaaattaaatgcttctaatgtaaagtttaaaacgttttcatgaaaaagtatagagatttttctatcacttgagattggtttgttgtttgaggtgatgttattgccaggacgtttttcagattgacattggcaaaacttgatcgttgttgaaatgctcaaaagaaaagacatttttttcttttggggttttacccaccatcaattttgccgttttttcttgaagtttatgcagattactttactttacctgggattcgttaagagcaacactccgaggcagttcaattagaagttttacgaggttttacggtacattctatatcactcacgcttttttaatagatacttattgaatgtacacacgtattctgtgtttaggtcaaacgatgaatagttttttgtagctcagacaacgtatacgtttaattacaacattttttaagacgttttaaacattcaacattccgacgttgattcaacacggaatcaacgtcggaaaactattcatcacgggttagccgagtcacgctctcaaggattttcgccacgcgcatacaaaacaacatgcgatttttgttttgtatgtgcgtggcgaaaattcttgcgcgcgtgacccggctagcccgtgctattcatcgtatcgctgtataaatcaaatttcaccaaacttttagaaaagtcgttgacaaaaatattttgccgatggtggtaataacgacgcttatgaattacgaaaagatgaagtttacctctatggctttgaataaagtgattttctaaagcgaaaacaaccgtttcggtagctgttgggcaaaaaacagttcgaattaacagtgttgaattcgagttatctatagcaatttatcattacgtgggaacgaaccaaaggaaatgttcgaattaaccattttttcgagctatccgtggacgagttatccatgtttgactgtatatatatctcaCTATCTCACTATATCTCATCtaacatctatatatacagtcaaacatggataactcgtccatggatagctcgaacacatggttaattcgaacatttcctttggttcgttcccacgtaatgataaattgctatagataactcgaactcaacactgttaattcgaactgttttttgcccaacagctaccgaaacggttgttttcgctttagaaaatcactttattcaaagccatagaggtaaacttcatctttccgtaattcataagcgtcgttattaccaccatcggcaaaatatttttgtcaacgacttttctaaaagtttggtgaaatttgatttatactgcgatacgatgaatagcacgggttagccgggtcacgcgcgcaagatttttcgccacgcacatacaaaacaaaaatcgcatgttgttttgtatgcgcgtggcgaaaatccttgagtgcgtgactcggctagcccgtgatgaatagttttccgacgttgattccgtgttgaatcaacgtcggaatgttgaatgtataaaacgtcttaaaaaaatgttgttattaaacgtatacgttgtctgagctacaaaaaactattcatcgtttgacctaaacacagaatacgtgtgtacattcaataagtatctattaaaaaagcgtgagtggtaTATAATGTACCGtgaaacctcgtaaaacttctaattgaactgcctcggagtgtcgctcttaacgaatcccaggtaaagtaaggtaatctgcataaacttcaagaaaaaacggcaaaattgatcgtgggtaaaaccccccCCCAAAaaagtcttttcttttgagcatttcaacaacgatcaagtttgtccaatgtcaatctgaaaaacgtcctggcaataacatcacctcaaacaacaaaccaatctcaagtgatagaaaaatctctatactttttcatgaaaacgttttaaactttacattagaagcatttaatttgaaacaagccatttgtgcttttgatttatattatagtttgtatatgtacatgtatctactaataaataagtaaatatatggacttgtgacagtgctctgataacttgaatgctctgataattcgaacacttttgctcggtcccttgaagttcgagttatccatgtttgactgtatatatatatatatatatatatatatatatatatatatatatatatatatatatatatatatatatataacataacatgTTCTCATGAAAGTTTGAGCAAGAAAAACACTGTCTCTCTATCATTGAAAATGAACCCATCAGCGGAGTGCTATTTCCGGCATTGTGGTTTATAAACGGTTTCTAATAAGATATTCAGAGCCCGTAGAGTAAAACGTACCTGGTCATTCCAAAGTGGTAAATTCTCTCTTATAGGATTAGAGACGTTATTGCCAAGAGATGACCCAAATGTTAGTTCATTTGTATTCTCCCATGTCATTGTTGTGTAAACTTTCTTTGTTTCTGTTTCCCCGTTTGCTGAAGGCCTAAAAAATATAAGAAATACTATTCATTGATCAAATATCAGCTAGCTTTCTTTTCTGGTGGTTTGGTTACAGGTAACGTCCTAGACTACACAGAAGCATGCTACTAACAAAGTTTGGGAAATATTATgctaaattataaataatttctGGAGTAAATGCAACAGATTTAATATTTTTCCAATGATGATGCCAAAGACAATAACTCCACGTAAGCAGTCTTCCTTTCTGTTTTTGCGTGTCCATAAAGTTGCAGTAGGTTTTGGTAAATGTAAGAATCACCCTTATTTCACACGTCAGGAAACTAGTAACAATACACAAAGAGgctttgttttgttattttatcaGTAGTAAAGAATATTACAACTGATATGTCACATATAACAAATACCTCAAACAAGTTTAAAAACAAGTAGAAAAATGATTTTATCACAGATGAAGGGAACGCTTTCTGAAAAGACTGTCTGTGTTTCTTTTAACGCACACATCACACACACACCCGTGGGCATACTTATGCACACGAGTGTGCATGAGTATGCGCACAGGGGTGCACTTTGCGCGTGTACACTTATGCACACGCGCATGCACTCACCCACACTCGCGTACATCCAAACTCGTGTACATACACACTCTggtcatacatacatacatacacactcTGGAGAATTAAAAGATGTTGATATAAAGCTCACTGTTTTATGAACACACGGAAATATGTGTCACAATCTTGAAAACTTCCACCAACACAAAATGGTTTCTTAGCCTCACAGCATGATCCAATGCTTGTTATTCCGTCCAGATTAGCGTATTTATCAAATCTTATTTGAAGATAAGCTCTGTCTTCTGCGGAATACACCTTTTTCGGAATAAAACATCGTTCAAGGTCAAACACTGAGGTGGTCACTTAGAAATGATCGCTGAACAGGTAACGCAGGTTATCATCAAACTGTTAATGGTGTTAACAGTGTTAATAGGTGTTACCAGTGTTAACAACAGTTAACAGTGTTAATAAATATTACCATCAATAATAAATGTTAACAATGTAAATAGAtgttaaaattgttaataaatgaCAACAGCGTTAGTAAGTATTAACAGCGTTAATAAATGTTAGCAGTAGTAATAAATGCTAACATTGTTGATAAATGTTAGCAGTGTTAATAAATGTTAACAATGTTAATAAATGTTAACATTATTAATAGATACCAACAATGTTAATAAATGttaagagtgttaataa of the Watersipora subatra chromosome 4, tzWatSuba1.1, whole genome shotgun sequence genome contains:
- the LOC137395218 gene encoding fibropellin-1-like, producing MAGLWLFSPLLLVFCQVYSAEDRAYLQIRFDKYANLDGITSIGSCCEAKKPFCVGGSFQDCDTYFRVFIKQPSANGETETKKVYTTMTWENTNELTFGSSLGNNVSNPIRENLPLWNDQSGYIIQIDVEDKDNGGNGNDLIATWTINVSGNVNQNRNRTLKGLEGISLNLNVGGYCLPGYYGSDCQIHCLPQAAYRCNPSTGAKICHAGYEGSSCFPIDECLSNPCQNNGLCIDGINAYACSCRIGFTGPQCQTNIDDCRNVNCHNGVCVDQVNTYFCSCHRGFHGPTCEINIDDCESVSCSNHGSCRDGIDQYRCHCAAGYTGTNCEIDIDECAGVSCSNRGQCNDRVNAYTCDCHAGFSGTDCETDIDDCIGVNCSHHGTCVDAVNGYTCQCDRGFEGVQCETNIDDCPRISCGGRGTCIDEINGYHCECIAGFTGTRCQTNINDCAGVTCNGQGRCIDLVASYNCECNTGFTGSQCETNINDCQGVICSNHGQCIDRVNAYQCRCNDGFTGDQCETDIDDCVGITCSHHGTCVDAVNGYTCQCDHGFEGVQCETNIDDCPRVSCSGRGTCIDEINGYHCECIAGFTGRRCQTNINDCTGVTCSNHGQCIDHVNTYRCRCNDGFTGDQCETDINDCVGIDCSHHGTCVDRVNGHTCQCNNGFEGVNCEINIDDCELINCSQQGTCVDEIGGYHCECIAGFTGQHCLVNINDCVGANCSGQGLCKDGINEYACECNTGFTGDDCEIEINECETMSCRNGSCEDGVGIATCHCLSGFTGLTCETEINECIGVPCYHGLCQDLIGKYICECSAGFTGEHCSIEIDECSSDPCHENAICSNQVGRFECFCSKGFTGLLCDINPDNCVNVSCIHGECRDGLDDFRCTCDEGYTGQYCETVISKCKNSMCVRGECTEEPGDPGFRCQCDDGYYGYFCDIDIDECASSPCLNNGTCINHENSYECECKAGYLGSNCEDGCLMNCIKGQGSCTTSSVPPECICLLGWEGDNCEHNINECDPDPCNGHECVDLINGYACNIDDACANDSATVNNLAQLFCEREFGKEQCESLGLQDTRENSFSKAYCFFLHTFRCTALSFSATLLEPGVGVQTNRSQDYSCRRKIDGKLECEKKESTVAAGFLFCATMESEKVLIVDSGQVGEWISQNWYYAAAILALLMLTVTISTVAAFNCQRKKKQALWSIRNTRLPDLPYDQSEHLYEGVNYNNPLFDNLPQPPTDDQLLSVAAGYLRATCGRQQETKLYTPARESNIYAKPGEYSIANMTDYQADAPIGCCQTSNNVYDDPQYTEPSPSPPPLPPPAPIFFSSASDAAMFQSMSELDQHDSEHSPLNQQTETSIQSPSTADMFTFNSATYAVPLPDINSTLGSFAPFLVETSEKPAPSQKRKFNPLYAGTENDLMASMSESTRSNNNLKSNPLYTTETPWRVKFRAIDDHFDRTRDPNLHCTSLMTEKYFEIEQQKFNNKQLKVNPLYAASSGEIKPARSKQEKRKKQSSRSRRK